One region of Prosthecobacter debontii genomic DNA includes:
- a CDS encoding SDR family oxidoreductase, which produces MPADPRRILITGANGVLGNATAQYFLDRDPACQVFLGVRERRDKAEALAAAYPGRAFLCPLEITLADSWAEALSQIESTAGSLSVLINNAGYHDDALLATMTQEQWSGVLNANLNAVFLGCQAALQPMMRQRWGRIINIASLSALHSPAGQTNYAAAKAGVLGLTQSLAKESARLGITVNAICPGHIEGALPAGWSDEQIKAVKRETPMRRFARPEEIAAVVFFLASPEASYMTGASLKLDGALV; this is translated from the coding sequence ATGCCCGCAGATCCCCGCCGCATCCTCATCACTGGAGCCAATGGCGTGCTCGGAAATGCCACTGCCCAGTATTTCCTGGATCGCGATCCTGCTTGCCAAGTCTTTCTGGGTGTGAGGGAACGTCGGGACAAGGCGGAGGCTCTGGCGGCCGCCTATCCTGGTCGCGCCTTTCTCTGCCCGCTCGAAATCACGCTTGCTGACTCATGGGCAGAGGCTCTTTCTCAGATTGAATCCACTGCGGGGTCTCTCTCAGTCCTGATCAATAACGCCGGTTATCATGATGATGCCCTCCTGGCGACAATGACTCAGGAGCAGTGGTCAGGTGTCCTGAATGCTAACCTGAACGCGGTCTTCCTTGGGTGCCAAGCGGCACTCCAACCCATGATGCGCCAGCGCTGGGGCCGGATCATCAATATCGCTTCCCTGAGCGCCCTGCACTCCCCTGCGGGACAAACCAATTACGCCGCTGCCAAAGCTGGCGTGCTCGGCCTAACGCAGAGCTTGGCGAAGGAAAGTGCTCGCCTCGGCATCACCGTTAACGCCATTTGCCCAGGTCACATTGAAGGTGCCCTACCTGCGGGATGGAGTGACGAACAGATCAAGGCCGTCAAACGCGAGACCCCGATGCGACGTTTTGCCCGGCCCGAGGAAATCGCTGCCGTCGTTTTCTTTCTTGCCAGCCCTGAGGCGAGCTATATGACTGGCGCGTCTCTAAAACTTGACGGCGCACTTGTCTAA
- a CDS encoding lysylphosphatidylglycerol synthase transmembrane domain-containing protein, producing MKKALFILVKVAITTVLLWMIFREHRFTVAILPHLQAMITNWGWTLAGLVLVGLSTWFHALRWQVLLIGQEHPVSGGEVLRITVISNFFNITSLGAVGGDAYKVLALMKRPGSRRLPIMVSVMLDHMLGLFGLAILFLSCGYAFRNQLDSYGPEVRAIVKGFSWFVGGSMVGIFLSAISFTPRLYNWGERQWPWMLGWPPLKSFAQACDAIRRAWGCSLIAVVLSVFIFATQFLSFYCGIFAVGGQAPLLEVMAAMPIVDTAAGLPLSVSGLGVREKTFETLVHAMTGLPEATAVSASLAGWLMTVIWGLLGGLLFIRGTAPAESTNPISPPEA from the coding sequence ATGAAGAAGGCCCTGTTTATCCTGGTCAAAGTCGCCATCACCACAGTGCTGCTGTGGATGATCTTCCGCGAGCACCGCTTCACGGTGGCCATCCTACCGCACCTGCAGGCCATGATTACCAACTGGGGTTGGACTTTGGCAGGGCTGGTTCTCGTGGGGTTATCCACTTGGTTTCATGCCCTCCGCTGGCAGGTGCTGCTCATCGGCCAGGAACATCCCGTGTCAGGGGGAGAAGTACTCCGCATCACGGTCATCAGTAACTTCTTCAACATCACTTCTTTGGGAGCCGTGGGTGGGGACGCTTATAAAGTGCTCGCTCTGATGAAGCGGCCCGGTTCTCGCCGCCTGCCCATCATGGTTTCCGTCATGTTGGATCACATGCTGGGCCTTTTCGGCCTCGCGATTTTGTTCCTGAGCTGCGGCTACGCTTTCAGAAACCAATTAGACAGTTACGGCCCGGAAGTCCGGGCTATCGTGAAAGGATTCAGTTGGTTCGTCGGTGGCTCCATGGTGGGCATTTTTCTCTCTGCGATCTCTTTCACGCCGAGGCTTTACAACTGGGGAGAACGCCAATGGCCTTGGATGCTTGGTTGGCCTCCTTTGAAAAGTTTCGCCCAGGCATGCGATGCCATCCGCCGCGCCTGGGGCTGCTCGCTCATCGCTGTCGTCCTCTCCGTCTTCATTTTCGCCACGCAGTTCCTTTCTTTTTACTGCGGCATTTTTGCGGTCGGTGGTCAGGCCCCCCTCCTTGAGGTGATGGCGGCCATGCCAATCGTCGATACTGCCGCAGGTCTGCCCTTATCCGTCTCTGGACTCGGCGTGCGGGAAAAGACTTTTGAGACCTTGGTGCATGCCATGACGGGTCTTCCTGAGGCCACGGCCGTTTCAGCCTCGCTTGCAGGTTGGCTGATGACGGTCATCTGGGGACTTCTAGGAGGTCTCCTTTTCATCCGTGGCACCGCACCTGCTGAGTCAACGAACCCCATCTCTCCCCCCGAGGCTTGA
- a CDS encoding AAA family ATPase, which translates to MPDSAVSSPAAVLSDQEAIDMLAGAREKILAEVGKVIVGQTQVVDEMLIALLSGGHCLITGAPGLAKTLLVKTVADVFDLSFHRIQFTPDLMPSDITGTEILEDTASGRQLVFKPGPVFANMILADEINRTPPKTQASLLEAMQEHQVTVAGRSLPLPKPFFVLATQNPIEMEGTYPLPEAQLDRFMLNIVIDYLSEDDEVAVVTRTTSGRSETIQQLFHGPQLQAFHQLVKKVPVAEDVARYAVRLAASSRPGRPGVPDFVNEWVSWGAGTRASQCLVLGGKTRALLHGRAHVTLEDIRAMAQPVLRHRILINYRAEAEGVTVGKVIEKLLEGVMK; encoded by the coding sequence ATGCCTGACTCTGCCGTCTCTTCCCCAGCCGCTGTTTTATCGGATCAAGAAGCCATCGACATGTTGGCAGGAGCGCGGGAGAAAATTCTGGCGGAGGTGGGTAAAGTCATTGTGGGGCAGACGCAGGTGGTGGATGAAATGCTCATCGCACTGCTGTCTGGTGGACACTGTTTGATTACAGGAGCGCCCGGGTTGGCTAAAACACTGTTGGTTAAGACGGTGGCCGACGTTTTTGACCTCAGCTTTCACCGGATTCAGTTCACTCCTGATCTGATGCCCTCAGACATCACCGGGACGGAGATCCTGGAAGACACAGCCAGCGGTCGGCAATTGGTGTTTAAACCTGGGCCGGTTTTTGCAAACATGATCCTGGCGGATGAAATCAACCGAACGCCTCCCAAAACCCAGGCTTCGCTCCTGGAGGCGATGCAGGAGCATCAAGTGACGGTGGCTGGGCGCAGCCTGCCTTTGCCCAAACCGTTCTTTGTTTTGGCGACGCAAAACCCGATTGAAATGGAAGGCACCTATCCGCTGCCAGAGGCGCAGCTTGATCGCTTCATGCTGAATATCGTGATCGACTATCTCAGTGAAGATGATGAAGTGGCCGTGGTGACACGCACCACCAGCGGCAGGTCGGAGACGATTCAGCAACTCTTTCATGGACCGCAGCTTCAGGCCTTTCATCAACTGGTGAAAAAAGTGCCGGTGGCTGAAGATGTGGCGCGGTATGCCGTCCGACTGGCCGCTTCTTCGCGTCCTGGACGACCCGGAGTGCCGGACTTCGTCAATGAGTGGGTCAGTTGGGGGGCAGGAACGCGTGCCTCTCAATGTCTCGTTCTCGGCGGGAAAACCCGTGCACTCCTGCATGGACGTGCACATGTGACTCTGGAGGATATTCGGGCGATGGCTCAACCTGTTTTGCGACATCGTATTCTGATCAACTATCGAGCCGAGGCCGAAGGTGTAACGGTGGGCAAGGTGATCGAGAAGCTCCTTGAAGGAGTGATGAAATAA
- a CDS encoding patatin-like phospholipase family protein gives MKPRIAISLGSSFLGYATHAGFITRLHELGVRPVAVAGSSSGAVASGLYAAGLSPEQIRQTVLAHTFRRSFVRRTPWFTHYIVNSFSNRAVGAFNTDGAVAYLTRVLGNIQIQDLKQPRYMAAVSDLETSKTHFITQGPLAQIMIASCCIPTIFAPRFHENMHCFDGGVAHEAPIDPWLEEDDIDLIIMHRVTHHEAPAPKLFPFNFLHLASKAHQCASEQLHDYRVKLAAMHGKKTIVLTTVHNRPSTFSGREMPSYFAAGEAQAQQLFDTQLRDLI, from the coding sequence TTGAAACCACGCATCGCCATCTCTCTCGGTTCCTCCTTCCTGGGTTATGCCACCCACGCCGGCTTCATCACGCGGTTGCATGAACTCGGTGTCCGTCCTGTGGCCGTCGCAGGATCTTCTTCGGGAGCGGTGGCTTCAGGTCTCTATGCAGCAGGCCTCAGCCCTGAGCAGATTCGGCAAACCGTTCTCGCCCACACCTTTCGGCGCTCCTTCGTGCGTCGGACCCCGTGGTTCACCCACTATATCGTGAACAGTTTCAGCAACCGCGCGGTGGGAGCGTTCAATACCGATGGCGCAGTCGCTTACCTCACTCGAGTTTTAGGGAATATCCAAATCCAGGATCTGAAACAGCCCCGTTATATGGCCGCCGTTTCCGATCTCGAAACGTCCAAAACGCATTTCATTACGCAAGGTCCTCTGGCTCAGATCATGATCGCCAGTTGCTGTATCCCCACCATCTTCGCGCCGCGTTTCCATGAGAATATGCACTGTTTCGATGGAGGAGTCGCCCATGAGGCCCCGATCGACCCCTGGCTTGAGGAAGACGACATTGATCTCATCATCATGCATCGGGTGACTCATCACGAAGCTCCCGCTCCCAAACTTTTCCCCTTCAATTTTCTCCACCTCGCCTCCAAGGCCCATCAATGCGCCAGCGAGCAGCTTCATGACTACCGTGTGAAACTGGCCGCCATGCATGGCAAAAAGACGATTGTCCTGACCACCGTGCACAACCGGCCCAGCACCTTTTCTGGGCGTGAGATGCCCTCTTACTTTGCGGCAGGAGAGGCCCAGGCCCAACAGCTCTTTGATACCCAGTTGCGTGACTTGATCTGA
- the tig gene encoding trigger factor, translating into MNINVEHQPNCRAVAHIRVPAEEVAKQRSAITSYFASQVRLPGFRPGKAPAAAVIKRFGDDIQSELEKQLINDGLRTAIKNEGLEVLNILSVTDKIHHDTDKSFSFSAEMSLAPKFELPDYKGIPVKLPRIEVSDADVDHDILHLRERYATFSDVERPAANGDAVVLGFTSTLEGQPLAEAMPEAPEHLKQIEENWFLLDTEEDFLPGFYAGLVGISKDEQRTLSIALPEDFQFEALRGKTLELAVTCKGVKDKVVPALDADFIQKIGGGDMTEETLREEVKEAVRRRREQARESAKSNQVIAHIFEKVEFDLPQEIVNREAQRRTNDIAMRAMQQGISQDELVKQQDEILSNATNQAKQSVKVSFILEQVAKKEGLSISDEQLTYALANMAARQKKPVKKFMSEAQKNGMIERMRDDLLLESALQFLKDNAQVEETDPEPEHCDTHSPAPAAA; encoded by the coding sequence ATGAACATCAACGTCGAACACCAGCCTAACTGCCGCGCTGTCGCGCACATCCGCGTGCCAGCCGAAGAAGTCGCTAAACAGCGCTCCGCCATCACGTCCTATTTCGCCAGCCAAGTGCGCCTGCCAGGCTTCCGTCCAGGCAAAGCCCCCGCCGCAGCGGTCATCAAGCGCTTCGGCGACGACATCCAGAGCGAACTTGAAAAGCAGCTCATCAACGACGGTCTCCGCACCGCCATCAAGAATGAGGGCCTGGAAGTCCTGAACATCCTGTCCGTGACCGATAAAATCCATCACGACACCGACAAGAGCTTCAGCTTCAGCGCTGAAATGAGCTTGGCTCCGAAATTCGAGCTGCCTGACTACAAAGGCATCCCGGTGAAGCTTCCACGCATCGAAGTGTCTGATGCCGATGTGGATCACGACATCCTCCACCTGCGCGAGCGCTATGCCACCTTCTCCGATGTGGAGCGCCCTGCTGCCAATGGCGACGCCGTCGTCCTGGGTTTCACCTCGACTCTGGAAGGTCAGCCTCTGGCCGAAGCCATGCCGGAAGCCCCTGAGCACCTGAAGCAAATCGAAGAAAACTGGTTCCTCTTGGACACCGAGGAAGACTTCCTCCCAGGTTTCTATGCAGGCCTCGTGGGCATTTCCAAAGACGAGCAGCGCACCCTTTCCATTGCTCTCCCAGAAGACTTCCAGTTCGAAGCTCTGCGCGGTAAGACCCTCGAACTCGCCGTGACCTGCAAGGGTGTGAAAGACAAGGTCGTGCCTGCACTCGATGCGGACTTCATCCAGAAAATCGGTGGTGGAGACATGACCGAAGAAACATTGCGCGAAGAAGTCAAAGAAGCCGTCCGCCGCCGCCGTGAACAGGCTCGCGAAAGCGCCAAGAGCAACCAAGTCATCGCCCACATCTTCGAGAAAGTGGAGTTCGACCTTCCTCAGGAAATCGTCAATCGCGAGGCTCAGCGCCGCACGAACGACATCGCCATGCGCGCCATGCAGCAGGGCATCTCCCAAGACGAGTTGGTGAAGCAGCAGGATGAAATCCTGAGCAATGCCACCAATCAGGCCAAGCAGAGCGTCAAAGTCAGCTTCATCCTGGAGCAAGTGGCGAAGAAAGAAGGCCTCAGCATCAGCGATGAACAACTGACCTACGCCTTGGCTAACATGGCCGCCCGCCAGAAAAAGCCTGTGAAGAAATTCATGAGCGAAGCCCAGAAGAACGGCATGATCGAGCGCATGCGCGACGATCTCCTTCTCGAAAGCGCCCTTCAATTCCTGAAGGACAACGCCCAGGTGGAAGAAACCGATCCAGAGCCTGAGCACTGCGATACGCACTCCCCTGCCCCTGCTGCTGCTTAA
- a CDS encoding glutamine amidotransferase, producing the protein MSSTTTLIFQHLERLWLALGLLVIVLGGVVWSYRRHSLRGVARWAAPLCKALVWLLLAACLLDPVWSRRQPMSGENEVIIVADNSASLNVAEIPESATRAMQMREALGADVQSPPTWLEELGRMFRVKTQIVDERLQSVTHFSKLDFSGSKSELHGALSTLRNGGTNSRVAAVVLVSDGIATDAVNEVDQASKVPVFPVRVGSQSPRPDLAIVDYSVAQTSFEDTPVTITAQIKGQGFADQEVAVCVLDEQGKVLITEKTRVPSDGVVQVVRLRVPAVKPGVSFYRLAVMAGDLVGKPEWKKLSQESTLRNNERHIAVDRGSGPYRVLYISGRPNWEYKFMRRALLGDDEIQLPSLIRIAKREPKFEWRGRTGETSNPLFRGFGQQAEAQRYDQPVLIRLGTRDAKELSDGFPKSPETLFGEYRAIVVDDLEASFFTQEQMNLIERFVSERGGALLMLGGQESYQAGGYDHTPLGRMLPVYLDRVSQAPALSNGRFNLTREGWLEPWTRLRASREQDEQRLAQMPGFQAVNQVFSIKPGASVLATVSSDEQESLPALTAQRFGEGRVAALTLGDMWRWGMRDEAASKDLERAWRQMMRWLVVDVPDRIQLVVSSLDGRVKLETRVRDEAFRPLDDAMVKIEVTGPEGKKSSLFAEPSLQEAGLFEAEFFSQVPGPYRVEATVETMATDEGRGSPMIIGQKVTGWAHDPVAKEFVSLEPQVDWMKQLAEESGGQVLDLNQLKQLPELLNNIRVPVEETVTEPLWHAPWIFALILGLLGAEWWMRRKGGLA; encoded by the coding sequence ATGAGCTCTACTACCACTCTCATTTTCCAGCACCTTGAGCGTCTTTGGTTAGCTCTGGGGTTGCTTGTGATTGTGCTTGGCGGTGTGGTGTGGAGTTACCGTCGGCATTCATTGCGCGGAGTCGCGCGTTGGGCGGCTCCTTTATGCAAAGCCCTTGTGTGGTTGTTGTTGGCGGCGTGTTTGTTAGATCCTGTATGGTCGCGCAGACAGCCCATGAGTGGTGAGAATGAAGTGATCATCGTAGCGGATAATAGCGCGTCTTTGAACGTGGCGGAGATACCGGAAAGTGCCACGCGAGCGATGCAAATGCGTGAAGCTCTGGGGGCCGATGTTCAGAGTCCTCCGACGTGGTTGGAGGAGTTGGGGAGAATGTTTCGGGTCAAGACTCAAATCGTGGATGAGCGCCTTCAGAGCGTGACTCATTTTTCCAAATTGGATTTTTCGGGCAGCAAGTCGGAACTCCATGGTGCCCTGAGCACGCTTCGAAATGGGGGCACGAATAGCCGAGTTGCAGCCGTTGTGTTGGTTAGTGACGGCATTGCTACCGATGCCGTGAATGAGGTGGATCAGGCTTCGAAAGTGCCTGTATTCCCGGTGCGTGTGGGGAGCCAAAGCCCTCGTCCAGATCTTGCCATTGTGGATTACTCGGTGGCTCAAACGTCCTTTGAAGATACTCCCGTTACCATCACAGCGCAGATTAAGGGCCAGGGATTCGCCGACCAAGAGGTGGCTGTCTGTGTCTTGGATGAGCAGGGGAAGGTCTTGATCACCGAGAAGACTCGGGTGCCTTCAGATGGCGTTGTCCAGGTGGTCCGCTTGAGAGTGCCTGCGGTGAAGCCGGGCGTTTCATTTTATCGATTAGCCGTCATGGCCGGTGACTTGGTCGGCAAACCGGAGTGGAAGAAGCTGTCTCAAGAATCTACCCTGAGGAATAACGAGCGCCACATCGCCGTAGATCGTGGTTCAGGGCCCTATCGAGTGCTGTATATCTCGGGTCGGCCTAACTGGGAGTATAAATTTATGCGGCGTGCTTTGCTGGGTGATGACGAGATTCAGCTGCCTTCCTTGATTCGTATTGCCAAACGCGAACCTAAGTTCGAATGGCGTGGTCGGACGGGAGAAACGAGCAATCCCTTGTTTCGCGGTTTTGGTCAGCAGGCTGAAGCTCAGCGCTATGATCAGCCGGTCTTGATTCGTCTGGGAACCCGAGATGCGAAGGAACTGAGTGACGGATTTCCCAAGTCCCCCGAAACCTTGTTCGGAGAGTATCGAGCCATCGTGGTGGATGACCTCGAGGCCTCGTTCTTCACGCAAGAACAGATGAATTTGATCGAGCGATTCGTCAGTGAAAGAGGCGGGGCTCTGCTGATGCTGGGCGGTCAGGAATCCTATCAGGCTGGGGGTTACGACCACACCCCACTTGGTAGGATGCTGCCTGTGTATCTGGATCGTGTCAGCCAAGCGCCTGCGTTATCCAATGGTCGGTTCAATCTGACGCGTGAGGGATGGTTGGAGCCTTGGACACGCTTGCGTGCAAGCCGTGAGCAGGACGAGCAGCGGCTGGCTCAAATGCCCGGGTTTCAAGCCGTGAATCAAGTCTTTTCCATCAAGCCTGGAGCCAGTGTTTTGGCGACGGTGAGTAGTGATGAACAAGAGTCATTACCCGCTTTAACGGCGCAGCGCTTTGGGGAGGGAAGAGTGGCGGCGCTTACGTTAGGAGACATGTGGCGCTGGGGCATGCGTGATGAAGCGGCGAGTAAAGATCTAGAGCGTGCGTGGCGGCAGATGATGCGGTGGCTGGTGGTGGATGTGCCGGATCGTATTCAGTTGGTAGTGAGCTCGCTCGATGGTCGAGTGAAGCTGGAGACGCGTGTTCGTGACGAAGCTTTTCGTCCACTCGACGATGCGATGGTGAAAATCGAAGTGACGGGTCCAGAGGGGAAAAAATCATCGCTTTTTGCTGAACCTAGCTTACAAGAGGCGGGGCTTTTTGAGGCAGAGTTCTTTTCTCAGGTACCCGGTCCATATCGGGTTGAAGCCACCGTGGAAACGATGGCGACCGATGAGGGCCGTGGTTCTCCCATGATCATCGGACAGAAGGTCACGGGGTGGGCCCATGATCCAGTCGCGAAGGAGTTTGTCTCGCTGGAACCCCAAGTGGATTGGATGAAACAGCTGGCGGAGGAGAGCGGGGGGCAGGTGCTTGATCTCAATCAACTGAAGCAGCTTCCCGAGTTGCTCAACAACATCCGAGTGCCAGTGGAGGAAACCGTTACGGAACCCTTATGGCATGCACCTTGGATATTTGCTCTGATCTTAGGACTGCTCGGTGCAGAGTGGTGGATGCGAAGGAAAGGAGGTTTGGCATGA
- a CDS encoding vWA domain-containing protein → MSWLFPLYLLGAAAIIGPILMHLRRRPPQDRIEFSSLMFLEAQTPMPVSKRRLEHWLLLLLRCLALILLALMFARPLWQAEETAALGKNEAIYLLVDRSASMRRADLWTQAREETAKLVAAAKPGDRLAIATFDGALEPRWTFAEDRDSASNRSAVVSQRIGQVTPGWGRTDLGKALVEASSAFGSEAGMTGLRKRIVVLTDFQEGSRLEALRGQVWPETVAVTVRRLEVVDQDNLALSLGATSEAYDSAEEDPSPHPQQAKMNVRVRVSNARDSKLSDYTLAWERGGGDPLRGYLPPGVSRVLVAPPVFEEKKASVLRLSGDRWDFDNRVFVAPPQPQLVDLVFLGDEKTRDEAASPLFYLSRALQPTATLTPELQVISPEATALPATTDIVFISGAELKAPMLQSLSAFLKAGGLVVAVVDELMKTATLESLCQVKGITLSPSPSALQSDYLMLADVKTDHPLLRPFADERLRDFTKLRFWKHRFVDLQGEAVEKVKVLARFDNQAPAWLTVPSGKGSLILMTSGWHPADSQLALSTKFVPLLYGWLEAAGFRNETSPSLLVGDRLPLDADMTQVIAPDGQVLRREPGASLWAEQVGIYALQGRGGHQVAVNLPPEESRVAPYSEDKLRELGVKLEVIASDGVASPSAEEKERLAAHEQEGRQRAWLWLLAGVLLMLAGETWLAGRIREGRAQPAYS, encoded by the coding sequence ATGAGCTGGCTGTTTCCACTCTATTTGTTAGGAGCTGCTGCCATCATTGGGCCGATCTTGATGCATCTGCGGCGTCGCCCTCCGCAGGACCGTATTGAGTTCAGCTCCTTGATGTTTCTGGAAGCACAGACGCCGATGCCCGTGAGCAAGCGACGGCTCGAGCATTGGCTGCTTTTGCTGCTGCGTTGCCTTGCTCTGATTTTGTTGGCCCTGATGTTTGCGCGGCCTCTGTGGCAGGCGGAGGAAACCGCGGCACTGGGGAAGAATGAGGCGATTTATCTCCTGGTTGATCGCAGTGCCTCCATGCGGCGAGCGGATTTATGGACCCAAGCCCGAGAAGAAACCGCCAAACTGGTGGCTGCGGCTAAACCCGGAGACCGCCTGGCCATCGCGACTTTCGATGGCGCTCTTGAGCCACGATGGACCTTCGCTGAGGATCGAGACTCCGCGAGTAACCGATCTGCTGTGGTTTCTCAGAGAATCGGCCAAGTGACCCCGGGCTGGGGCCGAACAGACTTGGGCAAGGCCTTGGTGGAAGCGTCATCGGCATTTGGGAGTGAAGCAGGCATGACCGGTCTGCGTAAGCGGATCGTGGTGCTGACCGATTTTCAAGAAGGCAGTCGGTTAGAGGCTCTGCGCGGGCAAGTTTGGCCAGAAACAGTGGCCGTGACGGTGCGACGTCTTGAGGTGGTGGACCAGGATAATCTCGCGCTTTCACTAGGGGCAACGAGTGAGGCATACGACTCAGCGGAGGAGGATCCATCCCCGCATCCACAACAGGCGAAGATGAATGTGAGAGTGCGTGTGAGCAATGCGCGAGACTCGAAACTCTCGGACTATACCTTAGCTTGGGAGCGAGGCGGCGGTGATCCCCTGAGGGGATATCTTCCTCCTGGGGTGAGCCGCGTCTTGGTGGCTCCACCCGTGTTTGAGGAGAAAAAGGCTTCGGTGCTGAGGCTGAGTGGGGATCGTTGGGATTTTGACAACCGTGTCTTTGTGGCCCCGCCGCAACCTCAACTGGTGGACCTGGTTTTCCTGGGTGATGAGAAGACTCGCGATGAGGCTGCTTCACCTTTGTTTTATCTGAGTCGTGCTTTGCAGCCGACAGCCACGCTGACACCAGAGCTTCAAGTCATCTCGCCTGAGGCAACGGCGCTTCCGGCAACCACCGACATCGTCTTTATCTCGGGTGCGGAGTTAAAAGCTCCCATGCTGCAATCCCTCAGCGCCTTTCTGAAAGCAGGGGGCTTGGTCGTTGCTGTGGTGGATGAACTGATGAAAACAGCCACGCTCGAAAGCCTGTGTCAGGTCAAGGGGATCACGCTGAGTCCGTCGCCATCTGCTCTTCAGTCGGATTACCTGATGCTCGCGGATGTGAAGACGGATCATCCCCTCCTGCGCCCGTTTGCGGATGAGCGGTTACGTGATTTCACCAAACTCAGATTTTGGAAACATCGGTTCGTGGATCTTCAGGGAGAGGCCGTGGAGAAGGTGAAGGTGCTGGCTCGGTTTGATAATCAAGCTCCGGCTTGGCTAACCGTGCCTTCGGGGAAAGGCAGTTTGATTCTCATGACCAGTGGTTGGCACCCGGCGGACAGTCAGTTGGCGTTATCAACCAAGTTCGTTCCTTTGCTCTATGGCTGGTTGGAAGCGGCAGGATTTCGCAACGAAACGTCTCCTTCGTTGTTGGTGGGAGATAGGCTGCCTCTGGATGCTGATATGACCCAGGTGATTGCGCCTGATGGCCAAGTTCTGAGGAGAGAGCCTGGGGCTTCTCTTTGGGCCGAGCAAGTGGGCATCTATGCTCTGCAGGGGCGTGGAGGTCATCAAGTGGCCGTGAATTTACCCCCTGAAGAAAGTCGCGTGGCTCCCTATTCCGAGGACAAGCTGAGGGAACTGGGGGTGAAGCTGGAGGTGATCGCGAGTGACGGAGTGGCTTCGCCCTCGGCGGAAGAAAAAGAGCGCCTGGCAGCTCATGAACAAGAGGGGCGTCAACGCGCTTGGCTCTGGTTGCTGGCGGGGGTGCTCCTGATGCTGGCAGGTGAAACGTGGTTGGCAGGAAGAATCCGAGAAGGGAGGGCGCAGCCAGCGTATTCATGA
- a CDS encoding DUF58 domain-containing protein, with protein sequence MPASLDAAALARIRSLELRAKVIVEGLWKGMHRSPYHGFSVEFSEYRAYVQGDDPRAIDWKVLARSDRTFIKKFEDETNLRCQLVVDHSRSMKFGSGPMTKADYAATLAATLALFLMQQGDAVGVTTFGPSLQEHIPARNRPGHLRRLMLELEKPAPAGATALDLSVKQLADLVRKRGVICLVSDMLAPVEKLERQLGLLGAMGHDVVVFHVMDRAEIDFRFDKAAHFRDLETGAERFIDPSVSREIYLNRLNVHRDFIRRACERQGIEYHWTPTDTSLEQVLFDFLSVRNRKKGGPRR encoded by the coding sequence ATGCCTGCTTCACTCGACGCTGCCGCTTTGGCTCGCATCCGCTCTCTGGAGCTGCGGGCGAAAGTCATCGTCGAGGGGCTTTGGAAGGGCATGCATCGGAGTCCTTACCATGGCTTTTCGGTCGAGTTCAGCGAATACCGCGCTTATGTGCAGGGGGATGATCCTCGGGCGATTGATTGGAAAGTTCTGGCTCGTAGTGATCGCACCTTCATCAAGAAGTTTGAAGACGAAACCAATCTGAGATGTCAGCTCGTGGTGGATCACAGCCGATCCATGAAATTTGGTTCAGGGCCGATGACGAAGGCAGACTATGCGGCGACTCTAGCTGCCACGCTGGCTTTATTCCTGATGCAGCAGGGGGATGCTGTCGGTGTCACAACCTTTGGCCCGAGCCTGCAAGAGCATATCCCGGCGAGGAATCGTCCCGGCCACCTCAGGCGCTTGATGCTGGAACTGGAGAAGCCCGCGCCGGCGGGTGCCACAGCGCTGGATCTGAGCGTGAAGCAGTTGGCTGATCTGGTGCGCAAGCGCGGCGTGATTTGCCTCGTGTCTGATATGCTGGCTCCCGTGGAAAAGCTCGAGCGTCAGCTCGGTTTGTTAGGTGCCATGGGGCATGATGTGGTGGTGTTTCATGTCATGGATCGGGCGGAGATTGATTTCCGCTTCGATAAAGCCGCCCACTTCAGAGATTTGGAAACTGGAGCGGAGAGGTTCATTGATCCTTCCGTATCGCGAGAGATTTATCTGAACCGGTTAAACGTGCATCGCGACTTCATCCGGCGAGCCTGCGAGAGGCAGGGGATTGAGTATCATTGGACTCCGACGGACACTTCTTTGGAGCAGGTTCTCTTCGATTTCCTCTCCGTGCGAAATCGTAAGAAAGGAGGGCCTCGCAGATGA
- a CDS encoding phosphopantetheine-binding protein: protein MNLRQRIKEVMASELMLEVSVDEIADDAPLFGPNGIGLDSVDALQLVVAIEKHFKLKITDQTKAREILHSVDSIAKAIEEAGLA, encoded by the coding sequence ATGAACCTACGCCAACGCATCAAAGAAGTCATGGCCAGCGAGCTTATGCTGGAAGTCAGTGTGGATGAAATCGCTGATGACGCCCCTCTCTTTGGTCCCAATGGCATTGGGCTTGATAGCGTGGATGCCCTCCAGCTCGTAGTGGCCATCGAAAAGCATTTCAAACTCAAGATCACCGACCAAACCAAGGCCCGTGAGATTCTCCACAGCGTGGACAGCATCGCCAAGGCTATTGAAGAAGCGGGCTTGGCCTGA